The genomic DNA CAACCTCGAACAGGCCGCCCCCTGACGGCCGCGATCACTGCTGCGGTGCGGGCAGGGGGGAGTCCACCTGGTTGACCAGCCAGCGGCCGTCGGTCTTCTCCATCCGCAGCACCATCGAGAGCTGGCCGGGTGAGGCCTGGCCCTGGGTGCCGACGCTGGTGATGGTCTGGCCGATCATGATGACGGCCTCGGCGGAGGTCTCGTCGCCGGTCTTGATGGCGCACTCCACGTGTTGCACCTTGGAGACCACCTGGCCCTCGGTGAGGACCTCGCGCAGTTCGCGGCTGGTGTCGTCGAACTGCTGGTGCCAGTCGCCGGTGGCGCCGTCGAGCACGGCGGCGAAGTAGACGTCGAGATTCTTCGCGTCGTAGTCGGCCAGGCGCGGAGCGTAGTCGCAGGCGGCCCGGCGGGCTTCCTCGTGCGCGGCCAGCAGGGCTTCGTTCCCGCTGTTCTGAACGAAGAAGTAGCCTGCCGCGCCGACCGCGGCACCGAGCGCGATCGCGCCGATCGAGCCGGCGGCGACGAGCTTGCCACGGCTCACGGCCGGGCTCGTCCCAGCGGACTCCGCGACCACGGCTTCGTCCGAGGACTTGCGTGTCTTCACCGTCTCCGCCGAGCCGCCCGCCCCGCCGGACGCGAGCTCCTGCACACCGGCGCCCGTGCCGGAAGAAGCGGCGTCCTTGCCGGGGGTGGCGGCGTCCTTGCCGGGGGTGGCGGCGGCCTCGGACGAAACCTCGTCGGCCGGAGTCGAATCGACGTCGTTGTCACTCATGGCGTGGGATTCCTTGTCTACCGAGGTACGGGTTGGGACAGCTCGTCGCCGGTCACGCCGGGCGGCGGGCCGGAGCCGTTGTCGGGCACGTTCGGCCGCGGGGCATTGGCGGAACCGCGGATCTGCAGGGCCGGGTCCTCGGTCACGCAGTAGTTGTAGAGGCGGACCCTGGTGTCGGTGGTCTCGACGACCGGGATCTTCGGGACGGTGGGGTAGTCGCAGGTCGGGCGAGGCCACGGGTCGACGAGAGTGTGGTAGGCGCCGTCGTGCGCGGGCACGCCGATCGCCGCCGAGCCCACGCGCAGGGCGGGGAACAAGGCTTCGATGGCGGGCTGGCGCAATTTCGCGGCGCGGGTGATGGCCACGAAATTGGTGGTGAGGTTGGTGATCGGGTCCTCGGTGTCGGCGATGAAACCGCCGATGGTGGCCAGCTGATCGGGGGCGAGGTCAAGGAAGCGGCGCAGTTCCTGGTCGGCCGCGGTGAGCTGCTCGAACAGCGCGCCCGCGCCGGTGGTCAGGGTGGTCAGGTCGGGCTGGGCGTGCGAGGTGGTCTCCGAGATGACCTGCAGGTTCTCGATCAGCTGCTTGGTCTGCGGGAGCAGGCCGTCGAGTCCGGCCATGGCCCGGCTGATGCCGGAGATCATGTTGCGCAACCGATCCGGGCCGCCCGCCAGTGCCTTGTCCAGCTCGTTGATGATCACATTGAGCCGGTCGGGATTCATCCCGCCGATCAGGCCGCTCATGTTGTTCAGCACCGACGGGACGGTGACCGGGGTGCGGGTCTGCTCGCGGCCGATCCGGTCGCCGTCGCTCAGATACGGGCCGCCCTCGGCGTCGGGACGGAAGTCCAGATACTGCTCGCCCGCGGCGGACAACCTGCCGACGGCGACGGTGCCACCGACAGGAACCTTTGTCCCGGCATCGATCTCGGCCTCGGCCAGCACCCCGACCTCACCGGCACGCACGTCGCGCACGATGCCGATGCGGCTGCCGCGGAAGGTGACGTCGTTGCCAGCCTGCAGGCCGCCGGAATTGTCGAGCTCGACGGTGACGACATAGGAACGGGCGAACGGATCGACCCGCAGCACCTCCGTGCCGAGGTAGACCGAACCGGCGACGAGCACCAGGATCAGGCCGATATTGGCCACC from Nocardia higoensis includes the following:
- a CDS encoding MCE family protein gives rise to the protein MNIPLWNYLVRRRVAVANIGLILVLVAGSVYLGTEVLRVDPFARSYVVTVELDNSGGLQAGNDVTFRGSRIGIVRDVRAGEVGVLAEAEIDAGTKVPVGGTVAVGRLSAAGEQYLDFRPDAEGGPYLSDGDRIGREQTRTPVTVPSVLNNMSGLIGGMNPDRLNVIINELDKALAGGPDRLRNMISGISRAMAGLDGLLPQTKQLIENLQVISETTSHAQPDLTTLTTGAGALFEQLTAADQELRRFLDLAPDQLATIGGFIADTEDPITNLTTNFVAITRAAKLRQPAIEALFPALRVGSAAIGVPAHDGAYHTLVDPWPRPTCDYPTVPKIPVVETTDTRVRLYNYCVTEDPALQIRGSANAPRPNVPDNGSGPPPGVTGDELSQPVPR